From the genome of Macrobrachium nipponense isolate FS-2020 chromosome 29, ASM1510439v2, whole genome shotgun sequence, one region includes:
- the LOC135206022 gene encoding uncharacterized protein LOC135206022 → MAHKESSRMRKEPEGRNKTILLLPPIPLPPPPSPTMPIFPPPHPIPAPPPPTPTRPLTIPPTPVLHPPLPVPPPPLPPQIPLRPPATPPRPTSSNSSPSSSSSSSSNTSSKSSSSSSSSSSSSPTSSNSSSSSSSSNSSSSTTSLNSSPSSFSSTSSNSSSSSANSSSSSSSSPSAKLITMTPVHQ, encoded by the coding sequence ATGGCTCATAAAGAATCCTCCCGGATGCGTAAAGAACCGGAGGGTAGAAATAAAACGATCCTACTCCTCCCCCcaattcctcttcctcctcctccttcccccacaATGcctatttttcctcctcctcatccaattcctgctcctcctcctccaactcccaCTCGTCCTCTTACAATTCCTCCTACTCCAGTGCTCCATCCTCCTCttccagttcctcctcctcccctacctCCTCAAATTCCTCTTCGTCCTCCTGCAACTCCTCCCCGCCCCACCTCCTCAAATTCCTCTCCttcgtcctcctcttcctcttcctccaacaCCTCCTCAAAGTCctcttcgtcttcctcctccAGTTCCTCATCCTCTCCAACCTCCTCAAATTcctcttcgtcctcctcctcttccaattcctcctcctccaccacctccttAAATTCCTCTccgtcctccttctcctccacctcttccaattcctcctcctcctctgccaattcctcctcttcctcctcctcctccccttctgcCAAATTAATTACAATGACGCCGGTCCATCAGTGA